In the Acanthopagrus latus isolate v.2019 chromosome 23, fAcaLat1.1, whole genome shotgun sequence genome, one interval contains:
- the mapk8ip3 gene encoding C-Jun-amino-terminal kinase-interacting protein 3 isoform X8: MMELQIDEVVYQDDYGSGSVMSERVSGLANSIYREFERLIRSYDEEVVKELMPLVVNVLENLDAVLTENQEHEVELELLKEDNEQLITQYEREKALRKQAEEKFIEFEDALEAEKKDLQVQVEFLELQGKQLELKTKNYSDQITRLEERESDMKKEYNALHQRHTEMIQTYVEHIERSKMQQAGSNSQPEGPGCGRTHRHTWRKSSKAERPPSLNLYPNVEGMVRGGLGGARMMPGKDIWQEDGSESDSVAATPSSTGSKSNTPTSSVPSATVTPINEGFFPNAEFDAMRPGNRRKSAKRLSRNMEVQVCQETRNVSIGMGSSDEFQEIFDSTPELDMCVDPRGYGGGNSPSQGIVNEAFGINTDSLYHEIKDAKSDIIGDVDAGAELLGEFSVRDDFFGMGKEVENLLTENKQLLETKNALNIVKNDLIAKVDELSGEQEVLREELEAVRQSKNKVDARVKELEEELKRLRAEALGASRDSKDEGGDDFSSPMQDGDMTMTQRRRFTRVEMARVLMERNQYKERLMELQEAVRWTEMIRASRESPPIQEKKKSTIWQFFARLFSTSSSPPPVKRPYYSVNIHYKSPSPAGFSQRRSHTMCQISTSNRTLEFFPEELASNGVASLLSDSALLARREQRREQYRQVREHMRRDDGIMQACGWSVPSRLKQTGGQMDSAQDSPLKRQQPTNEKEDNRMKNVPVPVYCRPLVEKDPNRKLWCAAGVDLTGWRASSQESVPAKAPSGSGDPLHAEEDGAGRKSSHSSPEKRKSKELQETDTMSSRVWILTSTHSASKVVIIDANQPGSLVDQFNVCNAHVLCISSVPAASESDYPAGEIVLDPGDGGAGGGDDAGSVEGMLAGITLVGCATNCSVARSNCSSRTDTPIMDKGQAPTAPPMNGKIHPAQSAEEATEATEVPESTSGQTELGPPGPFTEHVFTDPQPRPADASDRSTGQSKEESTHPTDSEDGGEDTKNYTSVAPTMWLGAQNGWLYVHSAVGNWKKCLHSIKLKDSVLSLVHVKGRVLVALADGTLAIFHRSEDGQWDLSNYHLMDLGRPHHSIRCMAVVHDKVWCGYKNKIHVIQPKSMQIEKSFDAHPRRESQVRQLAWIGDGVWVSIRLDSTLRLYHAHTHQHLQDVDIEPYVSKMLGTGKLGFSFVRITALLIGGNRLWVGTGNGVIISIPLTETVVLHRGQLLGVRANKVSPTSSSGVIHVYGDDGSEKSTGSFIPYCSMAQAQLCFHGHRDAVKFFVSVPGNVLATLNGSVLDSPSEGQGSTAPQETEAQSVHNVLVLSGGEGYIDFRIGDGEDDETEEGESAVATQMKPAVCKAERSHIIVWQVSYIPE, translated from the exons AAATTCATTGAATTCGAGGATGCGTTGGAAGCGGAGAAGAAGGACCTGCAGGTGCAGGTAGAGTTCCTGGAGCTGCAGGGGAAACAGCTGGAGCTCAAGACAAAGAACTACTCTGACCAGA tcacTCGGTTGGAGGAGCGAGAATCCGACATGAAGAAAGAATACAACGCTCTGCACCAGCGTCACACTGAG ATGATTCAGACGTACGTCGAGCACATAGAGCGGTCCAAAATGCAGCAGGCAGGGAGCAACAGCCAACCAGAAGGCCCCGGCTGTGGACGAAC TCATCGCCACACATGGAGGAAAAG CAGCAAAGCGGAGCGCCCGCCGTCATTGAACCTCTACCCCAACGTCGAGGGCATGGTACGTGGGGGTCTCGGGGGGGCTAGGATGATGCCGGGGAAGGACATCTGGCAG GAGGATGGATCAGAGTCCGACTCAGTGGCGGCCACACCCAGCAGCACGGGAAGCAAGTCCAACACACCCACCTCCTCCGTCCCCTCCGCCACAGTCACCCCCATCAACGAGGGCTTCTTCCCGAATGCTGAGTTTGATGCCATGCGGCCCGGGAACCGCAGGAAAAGTGCCAAACGGCTCAGCCGGAATATGGAGGTGCAGGTTTGCCAGGAGACCAGGAATGTCAGCATTG GAATGGGAAGCAGTGACGAGTTTCAGGAGATCTTCGATTCTACTCCTGAGTTGGACATGTGTGTGGACCCCCGAGGGtatggaggaggaaacag CCCCTCGCAGGGCATAGTCAACGAGGCCTTTGGCATCAACACCGACTCGCTCTACCACGAGATCAAAGACGCCAAGTCGGACATCATTGGTGATGTGGATGCGGGTGCTGAGCTGCTAG GCGAGTTTTCAG TCCGCGATGATTTCTTCG GGATGGGCAAAGAGGTGGAGAACCTGctgacagagaacaaacagctcCTAGAGACCAA AAATGCTCTCAACATTGTGAAAAACGACCTCATTGCCAAAGTGGACGAGCTGTCGGGGGAGCAGGAGGTGCTGAGGGAGGAGCTCGAGGCTGTGAGGCAGTCCAAGAACAAGGTGGACGCCAGAGtcaaggagctggaggaagagctCAAGAG GTTACGAGCAGAGGCCCTCGGTGCATCTCGGGACTCTaaggatgaaggaggagatgaT TTTTCATCGCCCATGCAGGACGGCGACATGACAATGACGCAGCGGCGGCGGTTCACCCGGGTGGAGATGGCCCGAGTGCTGATGGAGAGGAATCAGTACAAAGAGAGACtgatggagctgcaggaggccgTCCGGTGGACAGAAATGATCAG GGCATCCCGAGAGAGTCCTCCAatccaagagaagaagaagtccACCATCTGGCAGTT CTTTGCACGCCTCTTCAGCACATCGTCCAGCCCTCCGCCTGTCAAGCGGCCGTACTACAGCGTCAACATCCACTACAAGTCTCCCTCGCCGGCCGGTTTCTCCCAGCGGCGCAGCCACACCATGTGTCAGATCTCCACCTCTAACCGCACGCTGGAGTTCTTCCCTGAAGA ACTGGCCAGTAACGGTGTTGCGTCTCTCCTCAGTGACTCGGCACTGTTGGCCCGCCGAGAGCAGCGGCGTGAGCAGTACCGGCAGGTCCGCGAGCACATGCGCCGCGATGACGGCATCATGCAGGCCTGTGGCTGGAGCGTGCCGTCACGCTTaaaacag ACTGGAGGTCAGATGGACAGCGCTCAGGACAGCCCGCTGAAGAGACAACAG CCCACTAATGAGAAGGAGGACAACCGCATGAAGAATGTGCCCGTCCCGGTGTACTGCCGTCCTCTGGTGGAGAAGGACCCCAACAGGAAG TTGTGGTGTGCAGCCGGGGTGGACCTGACAGGATGGAGAGCCAGCAGCCAGGAGTCGGTACCGGCCAAAGCACCGTCAGGCAGCGGCGACCCCCTGCACGCCGAGGAGGACGGCGCGGGCAGGAAGAGCAGCCACAGCTCCCCAGAGAAGAGGAAG TCGAAGGAGCTCCAGGAAACAGACACGATGAGCAGCCGAGTGTGGATCCTCACCAGCACCCACTCTGCTAGCAAGGTGGTCATCATCGACGCCAACCAGCCGGGCTCACTGGTCGACCAGTTCAACGTCTGCAACGCCCACGTGCTCTGCATCTCCAGCGTGCCAG CGGCCAGTGAGAGCGACTATCCAGCAGGAGAGATCGTGTTGGATCCAGGTGACGGTGGGGCAGGTGGAGGCGACGACGCGGGCAGCGTGGAGGGTATGTTGGCTGGCATCACTCTCGTCGGCTGTGCCACCAACTGCAGCGTTGCCCGTAGCAACTGTTCCTCGCGTACCGACACGCCCATAATGGACAAAGGACAAG CCCCCACTGCTCCCCCCATGAACGGGAAGATTCACCCCGCCCAGTCGGCTGAGGAGGCCACCGAGGCCACCGAGGTTCCCGAATCGACGTCAGGCCAAACGGAGCTGGGACCTCCGGGACCGTTCACCGAGCACGTCTTCACCGATCCCCAGCCTCGTCCAGCCGACGCCTCTGACAG GAGCACAGGTCAGTCCAAAGAGGAATCTACTCACCCTACAGACTCGGAGGACGGCGGCGAAGACACCAAGAACTACACCAGCGTGGCCCCCACTATGTGGCTCGGGGCACAGAACGGCTG GCTCTACGTCCACTCAGCGGTTGGAAACTGGAAGAAGTGTCTCCACTCCATCAAACTCAAAGACTCTGTGCTCAGCCTGGT GCATGTGAAAGGTCGCGTGCTGGTTGCCCTCGCTGACGGGACCCTCGCCATATTCCACAGATCAGAAG ACGGCCAGTGGGATTTGTCTAACTACCACCTGATGGACCTCGGCCGACCTCATCACTCCATCCGCTGCATGGCTGTGGTCCACGATAAAGTCTGGTGCGGCTACAAGAACAAGATCCACGTCATCCAGCCTAAGAGCATGCAGATCGAG AAGTCCTTCGATGCCCATCCCCGTAGGGAGAGTCAGGTGCGGCAGCTGGCGTGGATCGGCGACGGTGTGTGGGTGTCGATCCGGCTAGACTCGACCCTGCGTCTCtaccacgcacacacacaccagcacctCCAGGATGTGGACATAGAGCCATACGTCAGCAAGATGCTGG GCACCGGCAAGCTGGGCTTCTCTTTCGTGCGAATCACAGCACTTCTGATCGGCGGAAATCGTCTCTGGGTCGGAACCGGAAACGGTGTGATCATCTCCATCCCACTGACAGAGA CGGTGGTCCTTCACCGGGGACAGCTCCTTGGTGTGAGGG CCAATAAGGTGTCTCCTACATCGTCCAGTGGTGTGATTCACGTGTACGGTGACGACGGCTCTGAGAAGAGCACCGGCAGCTTCATCCCCTACTGCTCCATGGCACAGGCCCAGCTCTGCTTCCATGGACACCGTGATGCTGTCAAGTTCTTCGTCTCTGTCCCCG GCAATGTTCTGGCCACCCTGAATGGCAGCGTGCTGGACAGTCCGTCAGAGGGTCAGGGCTCTACAGCGCCGCAAGAGACGGAGGCCCAGAGTGTTCATAATGTGTTGGtgctgagtggaggagagggcTACATTGACTTCCGCATAG gagatggagaggatgacgagacagaggaaggagagagcgCCGTAGCTACGCAGATGAAACCTGCCGTGTGCAAAGCCGAGCGGAGCCACATCATCGTCTGGCAGGTGTCTTACATACCCGAGTGA
- the mapk8ip3 gene encoding C-Jun-amino-terminal kinase-interacting protein 3 isoform X12, producing the protein MMELQIDEVVYQDDYGSGSVMSERVSGLANSIYREFERLIRSYDEEVVKELMPLVVNVLENLDAVLTENQEHEVELELLKEDNEQLITQYEREKALRKQAEEKFIEFEDALEAEKKDLQVQVEFLELQGKQLELKTKNYSDQITRLEERESDMKKEYNALHQRHTEMIQTYVEHIERSKMQQAGSNSQPEGPGCGRTHRHTWRKSSKAERPPSLNLYPNVEGMEDGSESDSVAATPSSTGSKSNTPTSSVPSATVTPINEGFFPNAEFDAMRPGNRRKSAKRLSRNMEVQVCQETRNVSIGMGSSDEFQEIFDSTPELDMCVDPRGYGGGNSPSQGIVNEAFGINTDSLYHEIKDAKSDIIGDVDAGAELLGEFSVRDDFFGMGKEVENLLTENKQLLETKNALNIVKNDLIAKVDELSGEQEVLREELEAVRQSKNKVDARVKELEEELKRLRAEALGASRDSKDEGGDDFSSPMQDGDMTMTQRRRFTRVEMARVLMERNQYKERLMELQEAVRWTEMIRASRESPPIQEKKKSTIWQFFARLFSTSSSPPPVKRPYYSVNIHYKSPSPAGFSQRRSHTMCQISTSNRTLEFFPEELASNGVASLLSDSALLARREQRREQYRQVREHMRRDDGIMQACGWSVPSRLKQTGGQMDSAQDSPLKRQQPTNEKEDNRMKNVPVPVYCRPLVEKDPNRKLWCAAGVDLTGWRASSQESVPAKAPSGSGDPLHAEEDGAGRKSSHSSPEKRKSKELQETDTMSSRVWILTSTHSASKVVIIDANQPGSLVDQFNVCNAHVLCISSVPAASESDYPAGEIVLDPGDGGAGGGDDAGSVEGMLAGITLVGCATNCSVARSNCSSRTDTPIMDKGQAPTAPPMNGKIHPAQSAEEATEATEVPESTSGQTELGPPGPFTEHVFTDPQPRPADASDRSTGQSKEESTHPTDSEDGGEDTKNYTSVAPTMWLGAQNGWLYVHSAVGNWKKCLHSIKLKDSVLSLVHVKGRVLVALADGTLAIFHRSEDGQWDLSNYHLMDLGRPHHSIRCMAVVHDKVWCGYKNKIHVIQPKSMQIEKSFDAHPRRESQVRQLAWIGDGVWVSIRLDSTLRLYHAHTHQHLQDVDIEPYVSKMLGTGKLGFSFVRITALLIGGNRLWVGTGNGVIISIPLTETVVLHRGQLLGVRANKVSPTSSSGVIHVYGDDGSEKSTGSFIPYCSMAQAQLCFHGHRDAVKFFVSVPGNVLATLNGSVLDSPSEGQGSTAPQETEAQSVHNVLVLSGGEGYIDFRIGDGEDDETEEGESAVATQMKPAVCKAERSHIIVWQVSYIPE; encoded by the exons AAATTCATTGAATTCGAGGATGCGTTGGAAGCGGAGAAGAAGGACCTGCAGGTGCAGGTAGAGTTCCTGGAGCTGCAGGGGAAACAGCTGGAGCTCAAGACAAAGAACTACTCTGACCAGA tcacTCGGTTGGAGGAGCGAGAATCCGACATGAAGAAAGAATACAACGCTCTGCACCAGCGTCACACTGAG ATGATTCAGACGTACGTCGAGCACATAGAGCGGTCCAAAATGCAGCAGGCAGGGAGCAACAGCCAACCAGAAGGCCCCGGCTGTGGACGAAC TCATCGCCACACATGGAGGAAAAG CAGCAAAGCGGAGCGCCCGCCGTCATTGAACCTCTACCCCAACGTCGAGGGCATG GAGGATGGATCAGAGTCCGACTCAGTGGCGGCCACACCCAGCAGCACGGGAAGCAAGTCCAACACACCCACCTCCTCCGTCCCCTCCGCCACAGTCACCCCCATCAACGAGGGCTTCTTCCCGAATGCTGAGTTTGATGCCATGCGGCCCGGGAACCGCAGGAAAAGTGCCAAACGGCTCAGCCGGAATATGGAGGTGCAGGTTTGCCAGGAGACCAGGAATGTCAGCATTG GAATGGGAAGCAGTGACGAGTTTCAGGAGATCTTCGATTCTACTCCTGAGTTGGACATGTGTGTGGACCCCCGAGGGtatggaggaggaaacag CCCCTCGCAGGGCATAGTCAACGAGGCCTTTGGCATCAACACCGACTCGCTCTACCACGAGATCAAAGACGCCAAGTCGGACATCATTGGTGATGTGGATGCGGGTGCTGAGCTGCTAG GCGAGTTTTCAG TCCGCGATGATTTCTTCG GGATGGGCAAAGAGGTGGAGAACCTGctgacagagaacaaacagctcCTAGAGACCAA AAATGCTCTCAACATTGTGAAAAACGACCTCATTGCCAAAGTGGACGAGCTGTCGGGGGAGCAGGAGGTGCTGAGGGAGGAGCTCGAGGCTGTGAGGCAGTCCAAGAACAAGGTGGACGCCAGAGtcaaggagctggaggaagagctCAAGAG GTTACGAGCAGAGGCCCTCGGTGCATCTCGGGACTCTaaggatgaaggaggagatgaT TTTTCATCGCCCATGCAGGACGGCGACATGACAATGACGCAGCGGCGGCGGTTCACCCGGGTGGAGATGGCCCGAGTGCTGATGGAGAGGAATCAGTACAAAGAGAGACtgatggagctgcaggaggccgTCCGGTGGACAGAAATGATCAG GGCATCCCGAGAGAGTCCTCCAatccaagagaagaagaagtccACCATCTGGCAGTT CTTTGCACGCCTCTTCAGCACATCGTCCAGCCCTCCGCCTGTCAAGCGGCCGTACTACAGCGTCAACATCCACTACAAGTCTCCCTCGCCGGCCGGTTTCTCCCAGCGGCGCAGCCACACCATGTGTCAGATCTCCACCTCTAACCGCACGCTGGAGTTCTTCCCTGAAGA ACTGGCCAGTAACGGTGTTGCGTCTCTCCTCAGTGACTCGGCACTGTTGGCCCGCCGAGAGCAGCGGCGTGAGCAGTACCGGCAGGTCCGCGAGCACATGCGCCGCGATGACGGCATCATGCAGGCCTGTGGCTGGAGCGTGCCGTCACGCTTaaaacag ACTGGAGGTCAGATGGACAGCGCTCAGGACAGCCCGCTGAAGAGACAACAG CCCACTAATGAGAAGGAGGACAACCGCATGAAGAATGTGCCCGTCCCGGTGTACTGCCGTCCTCTGGTGGAGAAGGACCCCAACAGGAAG TTGTGGTGTGCAGCCGGGGTGGACCTGACAGGATGGAGAGCCAGCAGCCAGGAGTCGGTACCGGCCAAAGCACCGTCAGGCAGCGGCGACCCCCTGCACGCCGAGGAGGACGGCGCGGGCAGGAAGAGCAGCCACAGCTCCCCAGAGAAGAGGAAG TCGAAGGAGCTCCAGGAAACAGACACGATGAGCAGCCGAGTGTGGATCCTCACCAGCACCCACTCTGCTAGCAAGGTGGTCATCATCGACGCCAACCAGCCGGGCTCACTGGTCGACCAGTTCAACGTCTGCAACGCCCACGTGCTCTGCATCTCCAGCGTGCCAG CGGCCAGTGAGAGCGACTATCCAGCAGGAGAGATCGTGTTGGATCCAGGTGACGGTGGGGCAGGTGGAGGCGACGACGCGGGCAGCGTGGAGGGTATGTTGGCTGGCATCACTCTCGTCGGCTGTGCCACCAACTGCAGCGTTGCCCGTAGCAACTGTTCCTCGCGTACCGACACGCCCATAATGGACAAAGGACAAG CCCCCACTGCTCCCCCCATGAACGGGAAGATTCACCCCGCCCAGTCGGCTGAGGAGGCCACCGAGGCCACCGAGGTTCCCGAATCGACGTCAGGCCAAACGGAGCTGGGACCTCCGGGACCGTTCACCGAGCACGTCTTCACCGATCCCCAGCCTCGTCCAGCCGACGCCTCTGACAG GAGCACAGGTCAGTCCAAAGAGGAATCTACTCACCCTACAGACTCGGAGGACGGCGGCGAAGACACCAAGAACTACACCAGCGTGGCCCCCACTATGTGGCTCGGGGCACAGAACGGCTG GCTCTACGTCCACTCAGCGGTTGGAAACTGGAAGAAGTGTCTCCACTCCATCAAACTCAAAGACTCTGTGCTCAGCCTGGT GCATGTGAAAGGTCGCGTGCTGGTTGCCCTCGCTGACGGGACCCTCGCCATATTCCACAGATCAGAAG ACGGCCAGTGGGATTTGTCTAACTACCACCTGATGGACCTCGGCCGACCTCATCACTCCATCCGCTGCATGGCTGTGGTCCACGATAAAGTCTGGTGCGGCTACAAGAACAAGATCCACGTCATCCAGCCTAAGAGCATGCAGATCGAG AAGTCCTTCGATGCCCATCCCCGTAGGGAGAGTCAGGTGCGGCAGCTGGCGTGGATCGGCGACGGTGTGTGGGTGTCGATCCGGCTAGACTCGACCCTGCGTCTCtaccacgcacacacacaccagcacctCCAGGATGTGGACATAGAGCCATACGTCAGCAAGATGCTGG GCACCGGCAAGCTGGGCTTCTCTTTCGTGCGAATCACAGCACTTCTGATCGGCGGAAATCGTCTCTGGGTCGGAACCGGAAACGGTGTGATCATCTCCATCCCACTGACAGAGA CGGTGGTCCTTCACCGGGGACAGCTCCTTGGTGTGAGGG CCAATAAGGTGTCTCCTACATCGTCCAGTGGTGTGATTCACGTGTACGGTGACGACGGCTCTGAGAAGAGCACCGGCAGCTTCATCCCCTACTGCTCCATGGCACAGGCCCAGCTCTGCTTCCATGGACACCGTGATGCTGTCAAGTTCTTCGTCTCTGTCCCCG GCAATGTTCTGGCCACCCTGAATGGCAGCGTGCTGGACAGTCCGTCAGAGGGTCAGGGCTCTACAGCGCCGCAAGAGACGGAGGCCCAGAGTGTTCATAATGTGTTGGtgctgagtggaggagagggcTACATTGACTTCCGCATAG gagatggagaggatgacgagacagaggaaggagagagcgCCGTAGCTACGCAGATGAAACCTGCCGTGTGCAAAGCCGAGCGGAGCCACATCATCGTCTGGCAGGTGTCTTACATACCCGAGTGA